The region AGCTGAAGCCAAGCATTAAAATAGCAATAGGAGTTGTACATACAGACCAGGGACATTGCCCCAAATAGAGATAACTAGCTGGAAGTCACCCTTCCATCCAGATTACTTTGTTTTACCTGTTGAATTTGATCATTACTTCTAAAGGCACCCAGCCATCATCTAGTTTGATCTGTTCCTTTAGGAACTTGTCTCTTGGTAGATTGTGATTGCCAAAGTAGTACTgcaaaaaagaagggggagggagtggggagagAGGTTTGTCTTTGAATGTTCAGTCTTAAAAGCTCATTTTTATCTGACAATTTACTGCAGTGGATTGCGACATACCAAAATTCATTCATCTGAACAATTAGAAATTCTGCAACTATTAATTCCTGCTTTAACATGATACTTTTCCAAAAGTTAGCTGTAACACGTAAGCTATAAAGAATACCAGTGCTTCATCCAGTGGGACTAATGAGGCAAAGGTAGACTGCAGTTTTGTTTAGGAAGGGTGTAAAGCTTATTCTGTTAACATAATTATTCATCGATCTGATCAAGCTCTACAGAGTCAAAAGTCAAATTTGTCACCAACAGATTCAGGTTTTGGTTCTTACTTAAGGAATGTATAAGCAAGATTGTTGTATTTGCCACACCAAGAAATCGTACACGTAGACTAGAGTTTTTAGGTCTCATTCAAGAAAATACTGTAGGacaaataaattgtttttattttaatttactatgTTCTCATTTTGATCATGTCCAGCATGGGAAGACAATTCAGTACAAGATAGACAAGTTAATCAGATTCTTTTGCTTACGGCCAGTCATCTAACTAGGGTCAAATACTTGAAGCCATAGGCTAAGTTGGAGTGTTTCCACCAATATCATTGTGCTTTAAAAAATCAGTGCAGGTTTTACAACAATACCTCTCCCTCTAGTACACCTCAAACTCACATTACCACAAGTTTAGCTTTATCAACTATTTTTCCTCAATCtctgtttgtgggtttgggggtttttttcctataaataatGACTACAGCTCTGTATGCTAATGGGGATTCATGTGCAGCTGCATTTTTGTCCTTCAGAAAAACGTTTTTGTTCCAGATGTCATTTTAAGTGATATGCTCAGATTCCCATTGTAGGGTAACCCTCCAAGCCTCTACAGTGAGAAATAGTTAATCTAAAGTAGGCACATAAGTTTATCTGTAATTACAAAGCAGTAAAGCATAATAGCAAGTTATGCAATATGCTAATATTTGGACCAGCACAGATTCCCAGATAGGAGGAAttaattcccccccccaaaaattaaGTCACATAGAATTAAAATGCATCTTCCTATTTGCATAGATACAATAACCCCAGTGAACATAGTAATAAATTGTTTAATGATACATTCGCTCGCTATAGCACCTGAAACACTAGTGAGTTaaacattttgtgtttttaaatggtGGTCTTACAGGCAACTCTAGACAAGTATAACTTCCAACTTAGACAACAATTATGAATTATCTTAAAGTATTAAATACCTGTCATAGACCTGTGACAGACATTTCTGAAGAGCTAAAGATTCAAGTCTAACTCCCTCTGAAGTTAACTTCCCTAGCCAAGTCCCTACCAACGAATGCCTCCAAAACTACATCTCAGTCCAGATCCCAAACTATAAATTGAACTTACCTCAATTTGCtgacagattttgttttccaaaatagaCATGTTTTCACCATCTCCATTTTCAGCCATTTTCACCAGCTGTATTGAAGAGAATATAGAGCAAAGGCACTAAGTATTGAATAGCACATTCGACAGACTTATATTCATATAGTGTTGCATTTCGCTACAGCCTCATCTAAATGAGATACCGCACAAGTTCTTTAGCTATACGTTTATGCTTGTGAGCCGACTTTAAACACGACGGCAAAACTCCAAGGGGAAACTatgaaacaactggaaaaaaccaCAAGTGAAATACTTTGGTTGTTAGGGCAGCATTTGGCAGCCTACATTCAAGATAAGTAAAAAAATGCTGGCACTTTACAGCATTATCTGCTATTTACCTTTTTCTAGGCAGCGATCCTCAGTTGGTACCTGGCAGCAACAAACCTGAGAGCCAACAACATTTGTTCTTTAAGTCAAATCCAACCTCTTATCACTAGGCATAACATCAATAACAAAAAACGCTTAGCATTCCTAAACAGGTATAATTAGAAACTTTTCTAAAGTTTCTACCTCCTAATTCATCTTTGAAAGTTCAAGGAACTTACTggaggaaggaatgaaaatatCTGCATTTACTAATACATCCTGAAGGCGGCTAGTTCTCTCCTTCACAAACTGCCTTAACTGCAGTTCTGTCTGAACACCGAACTGGGCATCTTTGATAAGAAGATGTTTTAACTTGAAAGTAACTTCTTCCCTTAACTGGCATTAAGCATATAATCCCACTATATCAGACACAGTCACTAGATACTCTAGAAGGTTGGTAAGAAAGCAGCTGCTGGCCAGAAAGTTAACTGGGATCACAAAATGTCTATCTAATTGCTCTTAAGATAAGGATAGAGCGTGAAGAGTAATCCTTGAGGAAAAATGCAGCTTTATAAAGCTGTCAGAAATTGGTTTTAATTCAGTTTTGAACTATGAAGCacagatttcttctttctcacttTGGGCACTATCACACTTGTTAAATCCACCTACAAAAGATGAAACAGATTCATGGCCCCCAGTGACCCCAGTTCACAGATCAGTGACCATTAAGATTACTGATAAAGACAGGTTTGCACTCCAGTCTTGCATAGTTTATTAGGAGATTGAAGCATTTCTGCCACTCGCAGGACAGTAACATCTTTCAGAGCATCAAGATGACTGACAACGCAGAAGCAGGGCAAACTCCCCTGGGACTCCCTTGTCACAGGAAACAATGTTTTTCATCAGAACACCCACTAGCAGCCCCATcttatttttgtggtttaattCACTGATCATTGTTCAGCCTACTGCAGTCTGCAGTATTCCCACTTCTTCCTCATCTCAAGGCTATGCTGCATCCTTTGATTTGTAGTTCTTTATAATCTAGGCACTTACAGCCTTAAAATTTGCATCCTGGTCTCCACTACTGGACTTCCACCTGTACCTAACGTTGTAACACTCTTGAAGGCATGATTTCAGTGTTAGTTGACAGCTATGCTCAGAGTGTGATCCATTTGTCTATAAAGCTCTTCACAAAAATCCAGGCCATAGCACAGTAACAGTAGCACACTAACATAGCGCACAGTACACTAATAACAAGCTAACAGTTGCAGTTACTTTAGAAGTGTCTCACATTAGCCACCCTGACTACAGGAGACTTAATTAGTTCGCCACCACATTCAGATGCTGGCACTATCTTAACGCTCCCCTGCAATGTTGTCCCCAACACCTGACTGGTGAGAGAAACCAGTGTTCTATTTTACATTATACCTAACGTGGTGTAATTTAATGGCAGTCTATAAAGTAGTCTCAGCTTTTTCCATTGGATCAACTAGTGGATCACACTCCCCTGTTACAGTGTGCTACTGTAACACCTGATCCCACAGAAAGTTAACTCCCACTGGTGAAAGGGAAGAACAGTTCCATTAGATAAATTTATCACTGGCTTGATTCAGCCTGTAGAAAACAATAGTGATGGAGCTGTTAGGGCAGAGAgcacaagaggagaaaaaaaaataatcagaaaaaccCTTCTATGGCAGCAAGCAGCTGTAGCGCATTAGATTTGGCATAAAAGTATATCCTCAGGATCAAAAACAAGGACTGAATGGCATCTATCTGAATCTTCATATTCTCAAACCTTAGTTTGGTGATTTAACTCACATTGCAAAGTCTCCTCCAGGtgtggcagattttttttaagcaccaGGCAACATATTTAAGTGAACCATTTTCTTCAGGGTGCCTTTCACAGTACAGCTCAATTAATGCTTAAGACAACATACTAGGAGATGTGAAAAATTTTGCTCTCTTGCAtattctgaggggaaaaaaaaccagcaaacttGGATTTTAGTCATATAtcctgttttaagaaaaatgcattaagaaTATGTTCTAGAACTGTAGAACAGATAATCCAGTGGTGCACACTGAGACAGTACAGTTACAAGACGATCCCTTGGTAAAGCTGTTCACTTTGCTGTTTTGTCATTTAGAGAGAACCCCCCCTCAATCTGTCCTCTTACACTTCCCCAGCTCTCACCGTGCACCACTCTCCCAGTCTGCCTCACCCCACAACCAGCAACTTGCTTTCCATATAGTAAGGCTCAGCTCCACTGCTAAGAAGAGATGAAAACCAAAATCAGTTCCCTAGCAGTATTTTCAAGGTAAAAGCCAGACTCTACAGAAGTGTAAAAAACACAAGACCTGGGTCAAGTCCTTCAGATTAAGTCTTACACCcagaaaagcttttataaaaagcACCTGCTCAGCTGCAAGTAACAACAAACTGAAGGCAAGGCTAAGAAAGACCAGAGCTTGCCATACGTGGAATTCAGTTCAGACACTGATCGAGCTCTAACCTATTTagaataaaagcagaagcagccttCTAATTTCAGACGAATCCTAGTCTTGCTGCACATGCTCACTGCAGACTCTTTAGCTCGGTCATTTGGCACAAGCTAGTCTTCTGGATCCAACTTCCAGATCGATAGTTTTCAGTTGCTGTGCAGCAACAAAGACTGATAAGAAGCTAGCTCCACTGAAGAACAGCCACAGTCTGAACAGCGTGCAAAATCCTACGTAAGATTTTATTGTAAGTGCTTTCTTAGTAGACCACACTGACTTGTTCTTTTTGCGTGCCAACAGTCTGTATCAGTACCactcaaaatggaaacaaaataacACAAATAGGCATGAGATTTAGATTACAAATGGAAAAGGACAGTCACGCCCTTTATCTAGAACAATTTGAGGCCATGCTGTATCAGATAGATCATCCCAGAAGAACTCTCCAGTGGATTTTCATCTTATCAGTCACTTAGTTTCAAGATCTGGACAGAGCTCAGTTGCAGGTGAACGGCCTTTACCGTCACTGTAATAGAGtgaaaagctttgtttaaagCAAAGTTTCCCCAATGAAGTAACATGGAACTGCTGTTGCTGCAATGTGTTGTTCAGGAACCCACGTGTAAGAGGTCTGAGTACTCTGACCAGGTTCTTATATCAAAATATAGCGTTATATTTAAGTTAAGGTTTAACTGCCGCCACTTCTTATCACAGATGTCGCTTTCAGTTGTTTTTTGAGCAGAATCAGTGCAatataaaaagtaatttcttacCAGAAGCATTTAAATGATAGAAACGTCGGCTCCTGAACCTCAGGTCTATATTAGGAGACCACCCGTTTGGTCTAAGACACTCTTCCGCTACCACAGCGACAACACACCCCTCCTCCGGCGGCCCCGTGGCCGCGGTTCCCGCCCGACGGACACCTCGTCGCGGCCGCAGCCTGAGGTGAGCGCTGCCCGAGGACCGCCCGCCGCTCGGGGTCGGGCCCGGGCTCCCCGATGGCGGGAGCGGCGCCCCCAgcgccccctcccaccccacccggCCTCCACCGGGCCCGCGCTGCGTTTCTGCCGGGGGACGAGCGGCAGCACGTGCTCCGCCGCCCCGGggactccttcctccctccctcccggcccggccgccgctcccccgctGGGCCCCGCCGCTCCTCAGTGGGGCCTGGCCCGGCCTGGCGGAGCGcggcccgccgccaccgcctccccgcGCACGAACCTGCGGCAGCCCCGGCGCAGCCCGCGCGCCACCCGCTCCGACGCTTTAAAGGCCGCAGTCGGCGCCGCGCGGCCCAGCAGCCCCTGCGCGCCTCACGTGGGCGCCGCTTCCGgcgcggggcggggtggggcgggggccCCTCGGGCCAGGCCCCATCCGGGGAGGCCTCTGCTCCTCCCGGTGCCCGCGGCCCGGCCAGGGGAGACCCCAGCGCCCGGAACGGCCTGGGAAGCGGGGAAGCGGGTCGGTGGTTGTTCGTTGCGTCAGGGAGGGCGGGAAGGGCCGGTGCGACGATGTGCCTCGCACCCGCCCCGCGCGCCGTCCGCGTCCTTCTGCGGTTAACGGGAAGAGTAACTTATAAGCTCGTATGCGTGCACTGATGCtgtatttacatttattaaaTAGTACAAACGGTCGCTTAAGTACTACAGATGTGTCGTGGACACCTATAGCGCTACAAACACGGGGATCAGACGAGTAAAAAGTCGAATAAATAATACTGACTTAATTGATTCGATTCCTATATTAGTTCATTTTCTAGTTTACAAGTGAAACAGTAAAACAGTGTCTACCATAAAACGGATCCAATAGCACAATAATTTAGTGTTCACATTCCAACTGGTTATTACTAAAAGCAGACCTCGCGGATGGCTGAAAAGGCCCCGCTCTGAGCTCTCCCCCCGCCGGGGAGCCAGGGGCCCCGTTCCTCCCACCCAACTCACAGACCCCGCTGCTACGCGCTTCCTCAGATGTGCTACGGACATGAGCTAATTTAAAAGGACATTGTAAAAAACAGCACCAGTTAAAATAACAGTGACTCTGAACTTTTACACCTCATTTATTCTAATGCATTCAAGAATCTCTAAAAAATTAGGACTTATCTGAAGCCCTAGGCAGTGATCCCATTTACTTTCGTTTACACAGACGAGCACACGCTCTCCCAGCATGTCagaaataaaggcttttttcCACTCGGCAGTTACGCCGAGGCTGAGGAGCAGCTATCGCTGGCCTGCAGCGTGCCCAGAGGGGAGAGCGGACTCCAGCTCCCGGTGCCAGCGCCCCAACCCCACAACGGCACTGGCTTTCACCAGCGGCACCTAGTTCAGATGCAGCGGATGGGTGGATGCTGGGGGGTTTGTCAGTCCTTGCCTTGTTCTTACAGCCTTTCACCAACTTGGGACTGTTGGTGACAGGATACGGACAGGAATGAACCTTAGGGCCAGCCACACGCAGCTGTTCTGTGCTTGTGTTTTTCAACAAACATGAAGCTTCACGGGTAcatattttacactgaaaaattacATACAGACATTGAGTTCCCTGCGGTTTCTTTCCATACAAAGACCACCTTCATGCCCTTACGATGCTGTCCGCCTGCCTTTGAACAATTCTCAGCTGTGGAGATTTCCAGGAGAAACAAACTCACTTTATTTCTTTTGCCCACCTGCCCGGCCCACACATTTCAAACAGTGTCAGAGTTCAAATCCCCACACCTCTTTACAGTTTAGAGTCTTTAAACAAATTCCATTGGATCCTTAAATAGCTCTCATCAGGACATCTAACGAAGCAACACGCTGAACCCACCCACATGTGAGCTTTTGGCATAGTAAGGTGACACACAAAGACATCAAAACAAGAACTATATATACACCACAGACGTTCACATCAGAGCTCAGAGCTGAGTGCCGCCTGCCACTAGCAGTCAAACGCAAGtgagaaataatacaaaaaaatgaacaaacaaacaaaaatgttgaaCACGCTTAtgatcaagaaaaagaaatactataAACTCAGGGCTTACCTGCTTGGAAAGCTGCTTTCATCACATCTGATATatccaacaaaaccaaaatttcatttttggTGGCAGCGCTGGTGTAGGAAGTTCCCACCACACCTGACGTCAGCCCTGTCTTGTCCCTGCCGCCCGTGCCAAAGCGTAACAGCTCTTTCTGCTGGCACTTTAAAAGCTGGATTGGTGAACAGATCTGGACTAAAAGAGCCCCTCTGCTACCCATGGCATTTCTCCATTTGGATCACCGCTATCGGaccctgtggccccacagcagcCGAAGCGGGACCGGGTGAggggcagcacaggcagggaggagcaggaaggcTCCTCGCAGCACCCCCTTGTCACTGGGAAGGCTTTGCTATCTTGTACTTTCCATAAAACTCATGTGATTCctttcagtctctctctctcccctctatCCTCTTCCTAATTTtcataaaacctgaaaaaaaaatatacatgtgtTTGTAAGACCTCCACACCTCTCTATACACAGCTGCACGCAGACAAGCGAGTCTAGTATTAGAGGGGAGCTGACATGGGCACAGAAAGACAACAGAGTTGCACCTTGCTCCCTCAGGGAACCAGGCTAATAAAAAGCCACACATCACACCATCTGAGGTGAAAACAAATCCTAAGAAGTCACTGCAGTAACGATTCAGTCAAATGCATTTGTGTAACTACCTACACGACAGGATGCAAAACACGGACTGGTGCTAAGGCTGGCGATGGCAGGGTTCAAACACCAGGTATTTAAATACTACCTATGGattctgctttctgccagcactGGCGCTGCCATGCTGCACTGGCGCCTGCCGCAGGTGTCTCCCAGTGAAGAGGTGACAAAATGATGGCCTTCCTGCCCAGCTCAAGTTGCTTTCTAGACAGAATTTGAAGAGgacattgcccagagaggtggtggaggccccatccctggggacattcaaggccaggcttgatgaggctctgagcaacctgatctagttaaagatgtccctgcttactgcaggggggtgggactagatggcctttaaaggtcccttccaacccaacacattctacgattctatgatcttgtattatgttttgagaaaaataatattttaatccAAAGGACCACTAAGCATTCAATTTCTCCATGCGTAACATATTTTGACAAGTTTCTTCAGTTGTACCTTTGCTCAAGTCACAGTTTAGCATTCTAAAAAGACTGAACGGTATTAAACAAAATAGAGAAGTTTGTACCTTGGGGGGATGTTAGCAACTTTCCAGTCTCTCTCATTTCCTCCTTCCATTTAACAAAGGCATAAATCTTAAattcgatttaaaaaaaaaaaagttaccatggCAAggcttttctctggaaaaaaaaaaaaaaaaaacaaacaaaaaaatcactaatgCCTGTGCATCAGCCAGAGAGCCCACTGCAAAGCCATGCAGAGTCTTTTATTATTTCTCACGGGCCCTGCCAGCCTGAGAATGGCAAAGTGAGCACTTTCTCAAACTGCCCCGTACTGCACAGCACTGTTCTCCTTCTGGAAAACTAGTGCACGCTTTCAGCTCGTGCTGTGGGGCTACGGCATGACATTTCTTCCCTCATTTCCAGCCTCTGCTCTTCTCCGCTCTGGCATTTGAAGGTAGAATTAGAGCCATCCTATAACTGCCTGCGATTTCTGGACGTGATAACCTAGTTATCCAAGTGATATTGCTCTGTACGTGCCACGTGCTTAGCTTGTGGCAACGAAACATTTCTATAGCTACCTTCGGAGGATCAAAGATTTCCTCTTCAACCCAGCAGTCCATAGAAATGCAGAGTATTTTGTCTGGCTTTATGCTTCTTAGCACCAGATTGTAGTTCCACCCAGTGACTGATGAAACCAAATCTGTTTTTCACAGTAGTTCCTACAGAGCTGCACAAAGTATTATACCAGAGTAATCTGAAAAGTTTCATGACAAAGAATGACTGGAATGAAAAACATATGGAAGACTTGGTACCACATTTATACTTTTGAATTGTTTAAAATGAACACAAATTATACCTAGTTTTTAATGATGTGCGCTAAGAGATCGTATCAGACGTCTATCACAGTCATGAGGTAATCAGTGCTATTATGAATACTGCAGCCGCTGTTGTCCGTAGCAGcaatatgaaaatgaaatgtttacaCGTTATACACACAGACGCAGCCATGCGACCGCATAGCGCTGGGAAGATTACCTACTGCTTCCCATTTATTCACTTCAGGGTTGTATTTCTCAATACTCTGCAGATACGTTCCTTTGGAATAGGAATATCCTCCTGTCACATAGATGCATCCGTTCATAACCACTGCGCCACACTCCATCCTTCTCTCCATCATGTGAGCCATCTGCTCCCACTCGTTTCGCTCTGGGTCATAGCAGTCCGTGATCGTGGTCTGTCCACCCACAAAATAGATCTTGTTTTGTAGTGTAATCGAACACAATCCGTATTCTTCGGAAAGAAAGGAATACAGTTCAACTCAGCATGATAATGTTAACTTAAACTGCAGCTACACGACAAACATTGGGCACCGCTGAGGGCAGCTGAATTTCTTCACCAAGCTTAGGAGGCACCTCAGGCTTTTGTTGGTAAAAGCAAGCTCAAGGCATTACAGAAGACACAGACATGAGCACCGGCACTTAATGAGAACTGCTTTAAAAACTTACTGTTGCCAAATGTAGAACATAGATAAAAGCCTTTTATAATTCATATAAATTGGTTTTGCCATACGCCTATAAATAGATAGATTTTACAGAAAGTTAGTTTACTATATTATTTAATCGAATGCAGCCATTTCTTAGTTCAATATTTATACAGCTATTTCTACAGAACAGATGCTTGAAGAggctctttccctcccctctcagAGCCTGGAAATGGGAGAAGATCCCACTCTGGCCCTTGCTGACCTACAGGCATTGCTCCTTTTATTAGGAACACACCAGAAACTCTTAAGCGGGCTTATGGGCTCCCAGATACAGGTAATCAAATCAAGCCCTACCCTCGTTACAGAAATTACTGTTTACCTGGATGCGGGCTTGTGGTGACTATGCTCCACTCATTGCTACCTGAATGGTATCTCTGGATTTTATCATAGGTGCAGCTTCCCCTGTACCCATAGTGACCTCCGGTTACGTAGATGACTTCATGCAGGACACAGGCAGTGGCGTTTCCAACACCTGTACACAGTGTGAGAGTCACAACACACCTTCAGACCGCACGCAATAACCATGGTCACTTCCATCCGTAATCCCATTTCAAATGACTTGTTAATTAATATTGTAGGGTGAAATTATGCTTCCGAGTATTTAACTGAACGTGAAATTAAATAAACTTGTCAAAACAGCTTATTTTATCAGCATAAGTTAAGAGCAATTACACAAAACTGCAGTAGCCGATGCATCTTGCATATAACACGGCCACACAATATTTCATGGAATTTTCATGCAGTAATTAAAGACACAATGTCACATTGGTTTTGGAATAGGGAATTGCTTTCAATACTTCACTAGGTTAGAAAGATTTTTAGAAGTCACTCATGGCAAAGACAAAGACGATGGGGGCTGAGATCACTCAGTGTCTCGAGATACCTCTTCAGATACTTTCAGTCTTTCTCATGGCATTATTAATTATGCTATTGTATAAACAAGGACACAAACAGAATGGAGCCGTGTTAACTCTGTCTCtaggagaacaaaacaaaacaaaacaagggatCTGGCAAGATAAAATGGACGAAAATTAGGaaattagtggggtttttttaagcatctaAGAAGTTTCACTCAGAAAATGGGACAGAACAACTGCACAGAATGTGTAGCTGCTCACAGTATTAGCGTCGCATTtctattttgaaaggaaacataAAGAGAATAATAGCAACGTTTGTGGAAAATACACAAACCATGAAAAAAGTTGCCGGAGCATGGTAAGTGCTTTTTCCTGTTACAGATACCTCAAAAAACTCTCCTGTATGCAGACAAATACTATGTTGCATCAACTTACAGTAAAATTTTGTAATTGCATTAATTTATTAAAGGGTATGAGAAAATGTATACTTGTTTATAACTTTTATAACAAAATTATATCCTTTAGTTAGGCTGTCATCCAAAtgcatgcatttttaatagaGCGCTATTTTGGCTGCTAGAAACTGGTATTAGTGCTTTTCAGTATTGCCACACTAAAGATTAAACGAAGGATCCCGAAGAGACGACACACTGAAATATGAGGAAACTGCATGCAAGGAATTTTAAATGAAGATGACACCATTCTAAATGATGATTGCACAGAAAATCTTAGTAATCTGGtcttatattaaaataatacaatgCCTTTATTGGAGCTTGCTCTTTGACCAGCTACCAAATGGACTCTAATCCCAAGtagttttctgatttctttctaaaTTGAACAGAAATTTTACTCCTGAAAGAAGGCAAAATTAAACTGAGACTACCACTTGCGTTTTCCACCCTAGTGTTCCGTGGCACAGCCCAGTACAGCGCTTGGATGTTTGCCATCGTTTGGCTAGTAAAGACCTGAACCAAAGCCCATCAACATTAACAGGAAATTCCCACGGACTCCACCAGAACTTGGATCAAACCCTAATGTGTCCGTGGCACTTAGAAACGGCAAGCGCAAAAGGATGGACATTTGAGGCAGATGCCATACCAAAAAGCTTACCTACCTTTGATCATGTTTGCAATAGGaagccatttcttttttaaaggatcGTAGAACTCGGCTTCTTGCACAGGAGCTCCCTTTCGGTAACCACCCAACGCGTAGACGCAGCCACTCAAGGAAACCGCGCAGTGGTAATACCTTGCGTCAAGCATGGGGCAGCCTTCTGTCCACTCATCTCTCTCACTGTTGTATATCCACACCGTGTCAAGGGCTTCGATGCTCTCCGTTCTATAACCTCCTGTCACGTATATGTCTGGTCCCAAGCTAGTGACCCCATAGCTCTCTCTGGTGTGATCCGGCATCTCCGTCCCCTGCACCCACGCATTGGTTAAAGGATCCCAAACGTGCACTTCTGATAAGGGATGCCAATAATATCCTCCAATCACATACATGGCTGCTGTGGGTCTTCTGGAAAGACACTTGGGATTGGGGTTCAGGGCATTGTATACGAGTGACCTTATCTTACTGTCGTTAAGCCGGCATTTTTTTTGTAGGCTTAGAGCTGACCTCAAATACATGTTATCTAAGTCTACTTTGATGCAGCTCAGCAGTTCATAGACGTCTTCAATTCTTTCTTCCACGTTGTGTGCAACCCACTTAACAACAGCTTCGATGGCTGCCTCTTCTTTCCAAACGTTGAGATTCTCCCTGGAGAGGATAAAAGAGAGCTTCTCCTTACCAATGTCCAGAAACTCTTCCTGCTTCCACACTTCATCAAACTGCCATAACAAAATCCTCCTGGACTCTTTTTCTAGCTCTGAGCAATCGTGGTATTCGGCGAAGGAGTGCATCCCTATGCAGTTGTCAGTATCTAAGTGCCTCACCAGAAACCGCTCACAGGCTTTCTTTACTGACACGAACTGGAGGAGGTCTGCAGCCTGGAGCAGGCTTTGGACATTTCTCTTTGTTATCTGGATCTGCGACGTGTATGCATAATTCACGAGGGCTTCCAGTACGGCGTGGCTGAGCCCGGGAAGTCTGATCTGGTTTTTCGATTTCTCTTTCATATCGGCTGTGAACATGGCTTTAAAATAACTGCTGCAAGCCGCTAAGGCGGCTCGGTGGCAGTGGAAGATGACCCCCGAGGCGCACTGCAGGGTGATGTCGGTGAAGAGCCCGTCCAGGTAAAACCCGCGGAACGCCTCCAGGAAAGCGGCGGGGTGCGCGGAGTCCCTGTAGAGGTACGCGTATTCCTCCTGCCCGCCCGCTGCCATCGCCGACACCGCGCACGGACGGGACGGGACCGgaccgccccgccgccccccggccacCGGACCGCCCCCGCGGTACTTACGCGCGGGCGGAGCGCGGCAGTCCCGTGACCATCTTTGGAAGAGCCGCTGCCCGCGGGAGGCGGCGGCTCCTATTTTGGTGCCCCGTCCGCCCGCCCTGCCCTCCCCCGCCGGCCCGAagcgccgccgctgcccgggggCAGGGGGTTAGGAGGCCGGCTGCCGCGATGACATA is a window of Larus michahellis chromosome 7, bLarMic1.1, whole genome shotgun sequence DNA encoding:
- the KLHL23 gene encoding kelch-like protein 23, which gives rise to MAAGGQEEYAYLYRDSAHPAAFLEAFRGFYLDGLFTDITLQCASGVIFHCHRAALAACSSYFKAMFTADMKEKSKNQIRLPGLSHAVLEALVNYAYTSQIQITKRNVQSLLQAADLLQFVSVKKACERFLVRHLDTDNCIGMHSFAEYHDCSELEKESRRILLWQFDEVWKQEEFLDIGKEKLSFILSRENLNVWKEEAAIEAVVKWVAHNVEERIEDVYELLSCIKVDLDNMYLRSALSLQKKCRLNDSKIRSLVYNALNPNPKCLSRRPTAAMYVIGGYYWHPLSEVHVWDPLTNAWVQGTEMPDHTRESYGVTSLGPDIYVTGGYRTESIEALDTVWIYNSERDEWTEGCPMLDARYYHCAVSLSGCVYALGGYRKGAPVQEAEFYDPLKKKWLPIANMIKGVGNATACVLHEVIYVTGGHYGYRGSCTYDKIQRYHSGSNEWSIVTTSPHPEYGLCSITLQNKIYFVGGQTTITDCYDPERNEWEQMAHMMERRMECGAVVMNGCIYVTGGYSYSKGTYLQSIEKYNPEVNKWEAVGNLPSAMRSHGCVCVYNV